The sequence below is a genomic window from Deltaproteobacteria bacterium.
TTCCGTTTCCCCCCATCCATGGGCGGTCATGAAGGGTTTCTTAAAGACTGACCAGGCATACACCGTGCCCAGACAGAGCTGCATGACGATTGCAGCGATTGCAATCAACCATCTCTTACTTTCTAAATTTTCATTACTCATAAATCCTTATTCCTCCATAAATTTATAGAATGCCGTAATTGCCTTTCGCAATGACGGCTTTAAAAAAAACCGCATCTACGCCTTTTTCAGTGAGGTGATATGCGGGGTTTGGGGTGAGGGGCCTGTGAGAGCCCCTCACCATTTTCATCTTTCAAGTGATCGCGCTGCATGCGCGGTAATTTCATTATTTTAAGCCGCTTCTACCTTTACCGCACATACCTTATATTCCGGAATTTTGCAAATCGGATCAAGGGCGGGATTCGTGAGCAAATTAACGGCTGCTTCCCGGAAGTGGAAATTCATAAAGATAATTCCCTTGGCCGAGCGTTCGGTAATCTTCGATTTTGCCTGAACAGAACCGCGACGGGAGGTAACCTTCACCATCTGTCCGTCTTTGATTTTTAGTTTTTTCGCATCAGCCGGGTTGATCTCTACGAGCGATTCCGGGCACCTTTCCGTGATACCCTTCGACAGACGAGACATAGTACCCGTGTGATACTGATAAAGGACGCGCCCGGTGGTCATCACAAACGGGAATTGGGCATCCGGAATTTCCGCTGGTGGAATATAATCAATCGCATGGAACAATCCCAGACCTCTACTGAATCTGTCTTTATGCAGGTATCTGGTTCCCGGATGATCCGTATTGGGGCACGGCCACTGGAGACCCTCTTTTTCAAGCCTTGCATAGGTGATGCCTGCATAACTTGGCGTCAACTGGTTGATCTCCTTCATGATCTCTTCAGGAGATGCATAGTTCATGGAGTAACCCATTCTCGTTGAGAGTTCGGCAATAATCACCCAGTCTGCCTTTGACTGACCGGGTGCCTCAACGGCCTTCCGGACACGCTGAACCCTTCTTTCCGTATTGGAGAAGGTGCCTTCCTTTTCGGCGAAGCATGCGGCAGGCAGTACAACATGAGCAAGCTGTGCCGTTTCAGTAAGGAATATATCCTGTACAACCAGAAGATCCAGATGGTTTAATGCCTCTTTTGCATGAGTCAGGTCCGGATCAGAAAGCATAGGATTTTCGCCCATAACATACAGAGCCTTGATCTTCCCTTCGTGGGCAGCGTTCAGGGTTTCTACGATGGTGATACCGGGTTTTGGGGGAAGAGATACACCCCAGGCCTTCTCGAATTTTGCCCGGGCCTCGTCATTGGCTACCGGCTGGTAACCGGTGAAGACAACGGGCAGTGCTCCCATATCGCAGGCGCCCTGGACATTGTTCTGGCCTCTCAGAGGGTTGACACCGCCTCCTTCAATACCCACATTTCCGCAAAGCATTGCCAGGTTGGCACAGGATTTGACGTTGTCCGTACCGGTAATGTGCTGGGTGATACCCATGGTGTAAAGAATAGTGGCCTTACCTGCCTCCGCATATATTCGTGCTGCTGTTTTGAGGTCTTCTGCGGGTACTCCTGAGATCTTCTCGACATAAGCAGGAGTGAATTTTTCCACGACCTTCTTCATGGCCTCAAAGCCTTCGGTGCGGTTTTCTACATATTCCTTGTCATAGAGGCCTTCAGAGATAATGACGTTCATCATGCCGTTTAATAATGCCACATCAGTGCCGGGCCTCTGGCGCAGCCAGATGGTGGCGTATTTCACGAGATCGATTTCTCTCGGATCAGCGACGATCAGCTTGGCGCCGCGCTGGCGAACGGCCCTTTTTATTTTCGCGCCGATAACAGGATGGTTCTCAGTCGTATTGGTTCCGATTGCTAACATAGCGTCGGTATATTCAATTTCATCAATTGAATTGGTCATTGCACCACTTCCAAAAGCAGCGGCCAGACCGGCCACTGTGGAAGAGTGTCAGAGACGGGCACAGTGATCGACATTGTTGGTTCCGATCACCGCCCTCATAAATTTCTGGAAGAGATAATTTTCTTCGTTGGTAGCACGGGCTGAAGAAAATCCGGCAACACTGTCAGGCCCGTTTACTTTCTTGATCGAAGCAAGCTTTTCGGCAATGTAACTATACGCCTCGTCCCAGCTTGCCTCCTTTAGTTCCCCGTCCTTCCTGATAAGAGGGGTCTTCAGGCGATCGGGACTATGCACGAAATCCATGCCGAACCTTCCCTTAACACAGAGGCTCCCTTCATTGGGTTCGCCGTATTCCCGGTTGCCGCTGACCTTGACGATCTTTCCGTCGTGGATATTGAGATCAAGCTGACATCCCACTCCGCAGTAGGTGCAGGTTGTGTGGACCTTTTTAAGTTCCCAGGGACGGCCCCCAAATCTTGCCTGCTTCATCGTGATCGCTCCGACAGGGCAGGCATCGACACATTCACCGCAGAAGAAGCATTCCGAATCAATGTAGTCCGTATCGAAGGCGGGTCCGACCTTTGAACGGAATCCACGTCTGGAAAAATCGAGAACCTCATTGACCTGGATTTCGTTACAGGCACGAATACAGCGGCCGCAGAGAACACACTTGTTCAAGTCCCTCTGGATCATCGAGTTGGTTTTTTCGATGTCATATCCGGGAGAAACGATATCAAAGCGTGGTTTTTCTATTCCCAGCCAGTAGATCAGATTCTGCAATTCACAGCTTCCGTTCTGCTCACAGGTCAGGCAGTTATGGTCGCCGGATGACCAAAGCAGTTCGACCACCAGCTTCTGTGCAGCTTTCACAGCCGGGGTATCCGTCTTGATTACCATGCCTGGACTTATAGGCATACAGCATGATGCCACAAGGGTTCTCGCCCCTGCAACTTCAACGACACAAACGCGGCAGGCGCCGACATTTGTGGTTTTAGCATACTGACAAAGGGAGGGGATGTATATTTTGTTTTCCCGCGCAACCTCCAGAATTGTTTGTCCGGCAGTAGCTTGCACCTCCTTTCCGTCGATCGATAGTGACAATTTGTTTGTTCCCATTATTGACTCCTTTCATGAAATCTAAAAAAATTTATCTGAGCTAAGGTAAAACCTTATATTGGAAATAAGCTGCGGAGAATAAAAATATATAGTGTGTAATAATCAGGTAATGTTCGATGTCAGCACCACTGCACGATTATGATGGCGGCGAGTGAATATGGATGAATCCTATTAACATCTTTAGAAAGAGCTACCCTTTTATTTATAATATTTATAATCAAAGAGCTTCGATACATTTCGGGTGGGGGCTTGCCAACAAGTACTCATCTTTGCATAAACACCCATACCTTTACAGTGCGGAACATATAGGAATTGCAGGTAGTTATCGAGATACGAACAAAGTGGCTCCGTATACACTTTATGCCTGGTATTGTCAAGCATTATTGGCAAAAAAATTGAATGAATTCAAAAGCATATGTCATATATGATATAGGTGTATTTCTGCCAGAATACGTGCTCTCAGTTATGACATAATCTGTCTGTCAAAGCTTAGATACTAAGAACTTTCAGATCATTTGATCCTTTTCTTTTACCACGGCCAAGTCCGATTACTCTTCACATATCCGTTTTTGTTACTTAAAACAGTGTACCCCGCTCAATAGGACGGGGTACACTGCGATTCTTTTTACTCAATCTTATTAGGGAAAATCAGTCGACTTCAGCGTCGCACCGCAGGCAGCGGCTTGCCTCCAGGACAGCGATCATCTTCTTGTAACCAAGCTCGACTTCCTTGAAGTTACGTTTCCTGTCTGGGCCGTGCAACTCAGGCATCTTCGCCTGTGGAGCTTCTTCTGATTCCTCGTCAATGATGAATGGGATGTCGATCTTTTCTTCCGCAGGTTCTTCGTATGCCGGTTCGCCATTAATCATCCTGATATGGGCATCCATATCACGTGCGGCCTGGTGTCCTGCAGCGATGGCGCCGATCACGGTGTCCGGTCCTGTCAAGGCGTCGCCTCCCGCAAAGAACTTCGGGTTGGTCGTCTGGGACTTGCTTCCGGACGCCAGATCAAATGTTGACCTCTTGTTGACATTTACGCCACTGTCCTTGGGCACAAAGGTCATATCCGGTACCTGACCGATGGATGCTATAACGGCATCCACGCTGAGAGTAAATTCAGAGCCCGCAATCGCGACAGGTCTCCTTCTCCCGCTCTTGTCAAAATCACCCAGTTTCATGCGCTCACAGGTAATCCCGCTCACCTTGCCGTTCTTTTCGTCAATCTTGAGTGGGGCGATCAGATATTCAATCTTGATCCCTTCTTCTTCAGCGGCGATGATTTCTTCCTCGGCAGCCGGCATGTCTCTTCTCTCACGTCGGTAGAGGATTGTAACAGACGCGCCAAGACGTAGAGCTACACGAGCAGCGTCAATAGCTGAGTTTCCGCCGCCGATGACAGCCACTTTTGAACCGAGCGACTTCTTGCCGCTCACCCAGGCATCTTCATCGCCATTAAAATCTCTCAGGAACTCAACGCCACCGAAGACACCGTTCAGGTTTTCTCCGGGTACGCCCATGGGCTGACTTTTATGGGCTCCTGTAGCCAGGAAGATGTAGTCGAAGTCTTTGTTTACCCGTTCAAAGGAAATGTCCTTGCCCACTCGGGTATTACACTTGATTTCCACGCCCAGTGATTCGACATTGTCTTTAATCTCACTGGCCAAAGTATTCCTGGGAAGCCTGTAGGCAGGGATGGCCCAGCCAAGCATTCCACCTGCCGTGGGTAGCTCTTCAAATACAACTACTTTGTATCCGCGCAACGCCAGATCACGAGCTGCTGTGAGACCGGAAGGTCCTCCGCCGATAACGGCGATCTTCTCTTTTCTGGTTACCGGAACCGGTGCCGTCACAGGTCTTGGTGCGTTGTCCGTGATGAACCTCTTCAGGAATTTGATGGCAAGGGGTTCATCAAGATTGCCTCTGCGGCACTTTGCCTGGCACTTATGGTCACACACTCTCCCGCATACGGAGGGGAAGGGATTTGTTTTTAACATGACCTTATAAGCATCGCTGAAGCGTTCCGCCCGGATAAGAGCGATATAAGCGGGTACGTCCATTCCCGCGGGACATGTATGCTGGCAGGGCGACTTGAAGAGGGCCGAACAAACTACGGCTCTGCATTTCTTATCCCTTATATGTTCCTCATATTCATTCCTGAAGTAGCGGATGGTGCTGAGGATCGGGTTCGGTGCTGTCTGCCCGAGGCCGCAGAGAGACGCATTTTTAATGATAACGGCCATCTCCTGGAGGAGTTCGATATCTCCTTCCTTGCCCTTGCCTTTGGTGATGTTGGTCAAAATCTCAAGCATCCTTTTTGTACCTTCCCGACAGGGTGTACACTTTCCGCAGGATTCATCCTGGACGAAATCCATGAAGAAGCGGGCCATATCGACGGCGCACTTATCCTCGTTCAGGACGATCATACCGCCGGAACCCATAATGGCTCCCAGCTCTGTTACCCTTTCGTAATCGATCGGGGCATTGAGGTGCTCTGTGGGGATACATCCGCCGGAAGGCCCACCCAACTGAGCCGCCTTAAACTTCTTTCCGCCGGGAATGCCGCCGCCGATGTCGTATACAATCTGCCCGAGGGTAGTTCCCATGGGAACTTCAACAAGACCGACGTTGTTCACATCGCCCGTCAGGGCGAATACTTTGGTACCCTTGCTTTTCTCTGTTCCTATCGCGTTATACCAGGATGACCCGTTCGAAATAATCTGACCGATATTGGCGAATGTTTCAACGTTGTTCAGAACGGACGGTTTGCCCCAAAGTCCGGCAATGGCCGGAAATGGTGGTCTCGGCCGCGGCATACCGCGCTTACCTTCGATGGATGTCATCAGGGCCGTCTCTTCACCGCAGACAAATGCTCCGGCGCCTTGATAAATCTCAATATCAACGTCAAATCCCGTTCCCAGGATATTCTTTCCTAAAAGCCCATATTCTTTTGCCTGGTCGATTGCAATCTGCAAACGATGAAGAGCCAGGGGGTACTCTGCACGGCAGTAGATATAGCCCTGGTGAGCCCCAATGGCCTTGGCGCCGATGACCATGCCTTCAAGGAGGGCATGAGGATCAGCCTCGAGAACACTCCTGTCCATAAAGGCGCCAGGGTCACCCTCGTCGGCATTACACAGGATGTATTTTACATCACCGGGCGACTGTGAGCAGAACTTCCATTTGAGGCCCGTGGGGAAACCGGCGCCGCCTCTTCCGCGCAATCCGGAGTCAAGGACCTCTTTGATAATTTGATCAGGAGTCATTTCTGTAAGTGCCTTTGCCATACCCGCATAACCGTCTCTGGCAATGGCCTCTTCGATGTTTTCCGGATCGATCCTGCCTCTGTTTTTCAATACTATCAGCTTCTGGAGGGCGAAAAAGGGTATGTCATTCATTGCCGGGATGAGTTCTTGCGTCATTGGTTCTTTGTAAAGAAGCCGCTCCAGAACTCTTCCCTTCACGAGATGTTCTTCCACCAGTTCGGGCATGTCCTCCGGTTTCATCGACATATAAATGACACCCTCCGGATAGGCCACCATGATGGGGCCAAGGGCACAAAATCCGTTACAACCGGTTTCAACAATTTTCACCTGATCTGTAAATCCCCGTTTATCAATCTCTCCCTGTAACGCCTGTTTCACTTTAAGGGTTCCGGAAGCGTGACATCCGGTTCCTCCACAGATCAAAAAATGCGAACGAAACACTTTCATGTGGATACTATCCTCCTTCACGTAGTTATATCATGATTCAGTAAGGAAGCACTCATCGTGCCTTTACCGATTATTCCCATAGCCTTAGCCTCGGGCAATAGCAAACATGCTCTGAACCTCTCCCTGCAGGACGTGTCGTTTAAACACCTGGCGCATCTTGTTTGCATCCATCTGTCCGTAAACGATAGGGTCCTTCCCTATTAGTTCTACCGTGACCATGGGTTCTTTACTGCACATCCCTGCACAGCCGGATGTTGTCACCATGACATCCGATACCGCTGCTTCCGCAATCTCACTCATCAATGAATCCATCACTGCTCTCGCACCGGCGGCGACACCACACGTGCCCATATGCACGGTAATTTTCGCCCGTTGGCCGCCCTCTCTCAATGAGGTTTCTGAATGAACCTTATCCTTGATTTTCTTCAAATCTGCTATCGATAATTTTGCCATAGCTTATCCTCTCATCCTTATTAATTGTACTGATTTACTACTGCTTTGACCTTCGCTGGTTTCAACCTCCCGTGGACGTTATCACCGACGAAGATGACCGGTCCCAAACCACAGGCGCCTACACAACGCACTGTTTCCAAGGTGAAGAGCCTATCCGGAGTCGTTTCTCCCTCTTCCACCTTAAGCTCTTTCTTGATGGTATCATATATTGCCTTGCCGCCGCGAACATAGCAGGCAGTACCCAGACACACGCGCATGGTATGCTTGCCGCGCGGGGTCATCGTAAAGAATGAATAAAACGTCACCACGCCATAGACTCGACTCAGAGGCAGATTAAGCCCGGCAGCGATGATTTTCAGAATAGGCATCGGCAGAAATTCAAGTACCATCTGCGCCTGCTCCAAAACAGGAATCAATGAGCCTGCCTTGTCTTTATTCATGGCAATGATTTCGTCTAATTTTTTTAGCTGTTCCGGTGTAAATTCCTTTGATATATCAATATCAACATTTACCGCTTTTGCTTTCATGCACTAATTCCTCCTTGATAATAGAAAATTCATGCTTCGGCTCCTATTTCCATCATGCCCTCTCGAACATGTTCCCTGATGAAATGTAAGACTTCCACATGATTAATCGGCACATCATCAATTTCTCTCTTGACGTCTCTTGTATCTAAAATATATTCCTGATCATTATGTTTATGGCGGTATATGAAATCAACATCCGTATTTCCCGCAATCAGTGTGACCAGGGTACTTGCGATATCGCCAAGGGGTTGTCGGTCAATATGTCTAAGCTTAAATTCAACTGCAACCCTTGTCCCTTCACCTCCCTTCGATTCTATAATAAATTTACCGTCTGTTCTTTCTGCGGCCTGCGCAAGCATCGGAAGCCCTAACCCGACGTTGCGAACCGTTTTTGTTGTAAAAAATGGATCCATGGCTTTTTTGAGAACATCCTCGCTCATACCGGATCCATTATCCCGTATTTCTAAGGACAGGATGTCCCTTATTGTGTCTTCAATAATGGTAATATTTACCGTTTTGGCACCGGCCCTGGTAGAGTTTTCCACGATATCCAGGATATGCAGTGAAAGTTCAAGCAATCATTACTCCTGAATATATCTTCCACCCCTATGTTCAAAGGCCATTTTTAACTCAGCAATTGTTCCTCTTTCGAGAAACATGGTTGTCGTCCCCTGTCCGATGTCCTTGATAAAATGCGCATCTGATGACTCGATAAAGGGGTAACTCGACAGTTCCGGATATTTTATCCGTGCATTTTTTATTCCTGTCTGATGCGTTACTTCAAGTGCATCAAGAGGAATGTCCGGGTCTAAAAAACCTAACTGGCTGATGACACTGAAGCTTTCCCGGTCAATGTGGGAGGCAATCGCAAGGCCGCCGAAACTGTGAATGTGATGAATGATTTCTTGAAACGATAGCCTGGTCGCTCCGAGGAGAAATCTTTCGTTAAAGCCCTCCACTTCGTCTAAATCGTTAACGATCGCCTGGCATCCGAATACTTCCT
It includes:
- the fdhF gene encoding formate dehydrogenase subunit alpha, whose product is MGTNKLSLSIDGKEVQATAGQTILEVARENKIYIPSLCQYAKTTNVGACRVCVVEVAGARTLVASCCMPISPGMVIKTDTPAVKAAQKLVVELLWSSGDHNCLTCEQNGSCELQNLIYWLGIEKPRFDIVSPGYDIEKTNSMIQRDLNKCVLCGRCIRACNEIQVNEVLDFSRRGFRSKVGPAFDTDYIDSECFFCGECVDACPVGAITMKQARFGGRPWELKKVHTTCTYCGVGCQLDLNIHDGKIVKVSGNREYGEPNEGSLCVKGRFGMDFVHSPDRLKTPLIRKDGELKEASWDEAYSYIAEKLASIKKVNGPDSVAGFSSARATNEENYLFQKFMRAVIGTNNVDHCARLUHSSTVAGLAAAFGSGAMTNSIDEIEYTDAMLAIGTNTTENHPVIGAKIKRAVRQRGAKLIVADPREIDLVKYATIWLRQRPGTDVALLNGMMNVIISEGLYDKEYVENRTEGFEAMKKVVEKFTPAYVEKISGVPAEDLKTAARIYAEAGKATILYTMGITQHITGTDNVKSCANLAMLCGNVGIEGGGVNPLRGQNNVQGACDMGALPVVFTGYQPVANDEARAKFEKAWGVSLPPKPGITIVETLNAAHEGKIKALYVMGENPMLSDPDLTHAKEALNHLDLLVVQDIFLTETAQLAHVVLPAACFAEKEGTFSNTERRVQRVRKAVEAPGQSKADWVIIAELSTRMGYSMNYASPEEIMKEINQLTPSYAGITYARLEKEGLQWPCPNTDHPGTRYLHKDRFSRGLGLFHAIDYIPPAEIPDAQFPFVMTTGRVLYQYHTGTMSRLSKGITERCPESLVEINPADAKKLKIKDGQMVKVTSRRGSVQAKSKITERSAKGIIFMNFHFREAAVNLLTNPALDPICKIPEYKVCAVKVEAA
- the nuoF gene encoding NADH-quinone oxidoreductase subunit NuoF; the protein is MKVFRSHFLICGGTGCHASGTLKVKQALQGEIDKRGFTDQVKIVETGCNGFCALGPIMVAYPEGVIYMSMKPEDMPELVEEHLVKGRVLERLLYKEPMTQELIPAMNDIPFFALQKLIVLKNRGRIDPENIEEAIARDGYAGMAKALTEMTPDQIIKEVLDSGLRGRGGAGFPTGLKWKFCSQSPGDVKYILCNADEGDPGAFMDRSVLEADPHALLEGMVIGAKAIGAHQGYIYCRAEYPLALHRLQIAIDQAKEYGLLGKNILGTGFDVDIEIYQGAGAFVCGEETALMTSIEGKRGMPRPRPPFPAIAGLWGKPSVLNNVETFANIGQIISNGSSWYNAIGTEKSKGTKVFALTGDVNNVGLVEVPMGTTLGQIVYDIGGGIPGGKKFKAAQLGGPSGGCIPTEHLNAPIDYERVTELGAIMGSGGMIVLNEDKCAVDMARFFMDFVQDESCGKCTPCREGTKRMLEILTNITKGKGKEGDIELLQEMAVIIKNASLCGLGQTAPNPILSTIRYFRNEYEEHIRDKKCRAVVCSALFKSPCQHTCPAGMDVPAYIALIRAERFSDAYKVMLKTNPFPSVCGRVCDHKCQAKCRRGNLDEPLAIKFLKRFITDNAPRPVTAPVPVTRKEKIAVIGGGPSGLTAARDLALRGYKVVVFEELPTAGGMLGWAIPAYRLPRNTLASEIKDNVESLGVEIKCNTRVGKDISFERVNKDFDYIFLATGAHKSQPMGVPGENLNGVFGGVEFLRDFNGDEDAWVSGKKSLGSKVAVIGGGNSAIDAARVALRLGASVTILYRRERRDMPAAEEEIIAAEEEGIKIEYLIAPLKIDEKNGKVSGITCERMKLGDFDKSGRRRPVAIAGSEFTLSVDAVIASIGQVPDMTFVPKDSGVNVNKRSTFDLASGSKSQTTNPKFFAGGDALTGPDTVIGAIAAGHQAARDMDAHIRMINGEPAYEEPAEEKIDIPFIIDEESEEAPQAKMPELHGPDRKRNFKEVELGYKKMIAVLEASRCLRCDAEVD
- a CDS encoding (2Fe-2S) ferredoxin domain-containing protein encodes the protein MAKLSIADLKKIKDKVHSETSLREGGQRAKITVHMGTCGVAAGARAVMDSLMSEIAEAAVSDVMVTTSGCAGMCSKEPMVTVELIGKDPIVYGQMDANKMRQVFKRHVLQGEVQSMFAIARG
- a CDS encoding NAD(P)H-dependent oxidoreductase subunit E, which gives rise to MKAKAVNVDIDISKEFTPEQLKKLDEIIAMNKDKAGSLIPVLEQAQMVLEFLPMPILKIIAAGLNLPLSRVYGVVTFYSFFTMTPRGKHTMRVCLGTACYVRGGKAIYDTIKKELKVEEGETTPDRLFTLETVRCVGACGLGPVIFVGDNVHGRLKPAKVKAVVNQYN
- a CDS encoding ATP-binding protein — protein: MLELSLHILDIVENSTRAGAKTVNITIIEDTIRDILSLEIRDNGSGMSEDVLKKAMDPFFTTKTVRNVGLGLPMLAQAAERTDGKFIIESKGGEGTRVAVEFKLRHIDRQPLGDIASTLVTLIAGNTDVDFIYRHKHNDQEYILDTRDVKREIDDVPINHVEVLHFIREHVREGMMEIGAEA
- a CDS encoding histidinol phosphatase, whose translation is MYPSAVVERCIAEKLDIIAICDHNASENMQFVLRSAEGKPLTVLPGMEITSSEEVHLLALFDTLGDLKKIQNIIYDHLSGTNREEVFGCQAIVNDLDEVEGFNERFLLGATRLSFQEIIHHIHSFGGLAIASHIDRESFSVISQLGFLDPDIPLDALEVTHQTGIKNARIKYPELSSYPFIESSDAHFIKDIGQGTTTMFLERGTIAELKMAFEHRGGRYIQE